One Hydrogenoanaerobacterium saccharovorans DNA segment encodes these proteins:
- the dnaA gene encoding chromosomal replication initiator protein DnaA gives MESFREVFSLVSEYCKKEISQVAHSLWIKDIEPVKLEDSTAYLAVRSEFKQKILEEKYYDLLSRAFEEVMGFHVDIVISSLEPTKAQAEEAVVKLSHCSPEELEKTTAGGDYEYTFNTFIVGPSNKFAHAASLAVATNPAGAYNPLFIYGGSGLGKTHLLYAICNEILKTSPQSNIIYVKGEDFTNELIEAIRSETTKEFHSKYRQAEVLLVDDIQFIGGKESTQEEFFHTFNSLYEAGKQIVLTSDRPPKEIKTLEDRLRTRFEWGLLADVQPPDFETRIAIIRRKAELLDINIPDDVAEYMANKLKTNIRQLEGAVKKLKAYKLLAGTPPSILIAQNAIRDILNDHQPVPVTIERIISEVARTYNGVSPQDIRSSKRSANISSARQVSIYIVREITQMSMSAIGEEFGGRDHSTIVYAIQQVEKNMDVDPRYKELIEDIIKNVRNS, from the coding sequence ATGGAGTCATTCCGCGAAGTGTTCAGTTTGGTGAGCGAATACTGCAAGAAAGAGATCTCGCAGGTCGCTCATTCTTTATGGATTAAGGACATTGAACCTGTCAAATTGGAGGATTCTACCGCTTATTTGGCGGTACGTTCCGAGTTTAAACAAAAAATACTGGAAGAGAAATATTACGACCTGCTCTCACGTGCTTTCGAGGAGGTTATGGGGTTTCACGTCGATATTGTTATCTCTTCACTTGAACCCACCAAAGCACAAGCGGAAGAAGCCGTAGTAAAACTGTCTCACTGCTCACCCGAAGAACTTGAAAAAACAACAGCAGGCGGCGACTACGAGTACACCTTCAACACCTTTATTGTGGGGCCATCCAACAAATTTGCGCATGCCGCTTCGCTGGCGGTTGCCACAAACCCGGCAGGCGCATACAACCCGTTGTTCATCTACGGCGGCTCGGGGCTGGGTAAAACCCATCTTTTGTACGCCATCTGCAACGAAATATTAAAAACATCCCCCCAGTCCAATATTATTTATGTAAAAGGCGAAGATTTTACAAACGAGCTGATTGAAGCGATCCGCTCGGAAACCACCAAAGAATTCCACAGCAAATACCGCCAGGCAGAAGTTCTTCTCGTGGACGATATTCAGTTTATCGGCGGTAAAGAAAGTACACAAGAAGAATTCTTCCATACCTTTAACAGCCTGTACGAAGCAGGCAAACAAATTGTTCTTACATCGGACCGGCCCCCAAAAGAAATTAAAACCCTTGAAGATCGTTTGAGAACACGCTTTGAATGGGGCTTACTGGCAGACGTTCAGCCGCCGGACTTTGAAACCCGTATCGCGATTATCCGCCGCAAAGCAGAACTGCTCGACATCAATATCCCCGATGACGTTGCCGAGTATATGGCAAATAAACTTAAAACCAATATCCGTCAGCTGGAAGGCGCAGTGAAAAAGCTCAAAGCATACAAACTGCTGGCAGGTACCCCCCCTTCCATCCTCATTGCACAAAATGCCATCCGCGATATTCTTAACGACCATCAGCCGGTACCGGTCACCATCGAGCGCATTATCTCAGAGGTTGCCCGTACATACAACGGCGTTTCCCCGCAGGATATCCGCTCGAGCAAACGCTCGGCAAACATATCCTCTGCGCGCCAGGTCTCCATTTACATCGTTCGCGAAATCACCCAGATGTCTATGTCCGCCATTGGTGAAGAATTTGGTGGAAGAGACCATTCCACGATTGTTTACGCCATCCAACAGGTTGAGAAAAACATGGATGTTGACCCCCGTTACAAAGAACTGATCGAAGATATTATTAAGAATGTGCGCAATTCTTAA
- the dnaN gene encoding DNA polymerase III subunit beta, which produces MIKLKIICDRNQLFEVISNVSRAVSPKSTLAALEGILLKAHAGRLYLSGYDLDMGMSASIGAKVMEEGEIVLTAKLFVDMIRRMASESISIEADEKLLTVIKGGFTEFTILGIPAEEFPEMPSVTDTAELKIPQNMLKSMIDQTLFAIATNDSKPVHTGSLFEISDNVLTVVSVDGFRLAMRKEHLRDCEDISFVVPGKTLSEISKLLADDSDDMVDVYLSNKHIIFNVAGYSVVSRLLEGEFLDYKAAIPPSSATVITVNKREFMDSIERTSLLISDRLKSPLRIKFDEDTIKMSCSTAIGKAYDELSCRINGTGVEMGFNNRYLIDALRASDCDEVNLIINGALSPMKIVPLKDESFLFLVLPVRLKAE; this is translated from the coding sequence GTGATAAAATTGAAAATTATCTGCGATAGAAATCAATTGTTTGAAGTAATTTCAAATGTCTCACGCGCAGTATCTCCAAAAAGCACCCTTGCAGCACTCGAAGGTATTTTGCTAAAAGCACATGCAGGCAGGCTGTATCTTTCAGGCTACGATTTGGATATGGGAATGTCCGCATCGATTGGTGCAAAAGTAATGGAAGAAGGCGAAATTGTACTAACGGCAAAACTTTTTGTGGATATGATCCGCAGAATGGCAAGCGAATCGATTAGTATCGAAGCCGACGAAAAATTGCTTACTGTCATCAAAGGGGGCTTTACCGAATTTACCATTCTTGGTATTCCCGCTGAGGAGTTCCCTGAAATGCCGTCGGTAACCGATACCGCAGAACTGAAAATACCGCAGAATATGCTGAAAAGCATGATAGACCAAACTTTGTTCGCCATTGCTACCAACGATTCAAAGCCCGTACACACCGGCTCACTGTTCGAAATCAGCGATAATGTGCTGACGGTAGTATCGGTGGATGGTTTTCGCCTTGCGATGCGTAAAGAGCATTTGCGCGACTGTGAGGACATCTCTTTTGTTGTACCCGGCAAAACACTGTCTGAAATATCAAAACTTTTGGCAGATGATTCGGACGACATGGTGGATGTTTATCTGTCGAACAAGCACATTATTTTTAATGTGGCCGGTTATTCCGTGGTATCTCGTTTGCTTGAGGGCGAATTTTTGGATTACAAAGCAGCAATTCCGCCAAGCTCAGCGACTGTTATTACAGTAAACAAACGCGAATTTATGGATAGTATTGAGCGTACCTCTTTGCTGATTTCAGACCGTTTGAAAAGCCCGCTGCGCATAAAATTCGATGAAGATACCATCAAAATGTCCTGCTCTACCGCAATTGGTAAAGCTTACGATGAGTTGAGCTGCCGTATAAACGGAACAGGGGTAGAAATGGGCTTTAACAACCGTTATCTCATTGATGCACTGCGTGCGTCCGATTGTGATGAAGTAAACCTCATCATCAACGGTGCGCTTTCTCCGATGAAGATTGTTCCGCTGAAAGATGAAAGCTTTCTATTCTTGGTTTTGCCCGTTCGTTTAAAAGCGGAGTAA
- the yaaA gene encoding S4 domain-containing protein YaaA: MEKMQITIHTEFIKLDQFLKFSGLVETGGHAKEIVAEGAVKVNGEICTMRGKKIRPGDTVELDDTCLEVVAGEN; the protein is encoded by the coding sequence ATGGAGAAAATGCAAATCACCATTCATACAGAATTTATTAAGCTCGACCAGTTTTTAAAATTTTCTGGGCTTGTGGAGACCGGCGGACATGCTAAGGAAATCGTTGCGGAAGGTGCAGTTAAAGTGAACGGAGAAATTTGCACGATGCGTGGCAAAAAAATTCGCCCCGGTGACACGGTTGAGCTGGATGACACTTGTTTAGAGGTTGTGGCGGGTGAAAATTGA
- the recF gene encoding DNA replication/repair protein RecF (All proteins in this family for which functions are known are DNA-binding proteins that assist the filamentation of RecA onto DNA for the initiation of recombination or recombinational repair.), with translation MKIDALKLTNFRNIASLELQPVERVNIIYGNNAQGKTNLIEALWLLTGAKSFRGAKDAELLLFGSDYAKIEADFYKEGRVQTAQILFAAKKQAQLNEINLSSVTGLAGIFCAVVFSPSHLGLIQDGPSARRRFADTCICQISPKFIALMSDYNRTLLQRNSLLKDISYSAYLLDTLDVWDDRLAALSALIVKNRKQYLQRLAVHAGEIYSGISSEKETLHMRYAASAGLTDDIPAEQYKQWFLQVLAKARAEDIKTGCTSVGPHRDDIDFEINGVDVRSFGSQGQQRSSVLALKLAESRLISELLHDEPIILLDDVMSELDKNRQDYLLNHLSGNQVFITCCDKACFDNLQNGKAFHMVNGGLQNTQS, from the coding sequence GTGAAAATTGATGCACTGAAACTCACAAATTTCCGCAATATCGCATCTTTAGAGTTACAGCCTGTCGAACGTGTCAATATTATCTATGGGAATAATGCCCAAGGCAAAACCAATTTGATTGAAGCACTCTGGCTGCTTACCGGCGCAAAAAGCTTTCGCGGTGCAAAAGACGCAGAGCTATTGTTGTTTGGTAGTGATTATGCCAAAATAGAAGCAGATTTTTATAAAGAAGGGCGCGTACAGACAGCTCAGATACTGTTTGCGGCAAAAAAACAAGCACAACTGAATGAAATCAATCTGTCTTCGGTGACAGGGCTTGCAGGTATATTTTGTGCGGTGGTGTTTTCGCCTTCGCACCTTGGCCTCATACAAGACGGACCGAGTGCCAGACGGCGGTTTGCCGATACCTGCATCTGCCAGATATCACCGAAGTTTATTGCCTTAATGAGTGATTACAACCGTACCTTGCTGCAGCGAAACAGCCTGCTCAAAGACATCTCGTATTCTGCTTACTTGCTGGATACGCTGGATGTGTGGGATGACAGGCTTGCCGCCCTTTCTGCACTGATTGTTAAAAACCGCAAGCAATATTTGCAGCGGCTCGCCGTACATGCCGGCGAAATTTACAGCGGTATTTCCTCGGAAAAAGAAACCCTGCATATGCGCTATGCCGCTTCGGCAGGGCTTACCGATGACATCCCCGCCGAGCAATATAAGCAATGGTTTTTGCAGGTACTGGCAAAAGCGCGGGCAGAGGACATTAAAACGGGCTGTACCTCGGTAGGCCCGCACCGCGATGATATTGATTTTGAAATCAACGGGGTGGATGTGCGCAGTTTTGGCTCGCAGGGGCAGCAGCGCAGCAGCGTTTTGGCACTTAAGCTTGCCGAAAGCCGCCTGATTTCGGAACTGCTGCACGATGAACCGATTATATTGCTCGACGATGTGATGAGCGAATTGGATAAAAACAGGCAGGATTACCTGCTGAATCATCTCAGTGGGAATCAGGTATTTATTACCTGCTGCGACAAAGCTTGTTTTGATAACTTGCAAAACGGCAAAGCGTTCCACATGGTAAACGGCGGTTTGCAAAACACGCAGAGCTGA
- the remB gene encoding extracellular matrix regulator RemB: MYLHLGQDTVVRTSDIIGIFDIENTSLSRSTRGYLAQAEKNKLVVNVSYEMPKSFVVCCEKGKQRVYISQISSATLKKRSGYIDDISNV, encoded by the coding sequence ATGTACCTGCATCTAGGCCAGGATACCGTGGTGCGCACGAGCGATATCATTGGTATTTTTGACATCGAAAACACCTCGCTTTCGCGTTCCACCCGCGGTTATCTGGCGCAGGCAGAAAAAAACAAGCTGGTGGTAAATGTCTCTTACGAAATGCCAAAAAGTTTTGTAGTATGCTGCGAAAAAGGCAAGCAGCGTGTTTATATTTCGCAAATATCTTCCGCAACGCTGAAAAAACGTTCCGGTTATATAGACGATATCTCAAATGTATAA
- the gyrB gene encoding DNA topoisomerase (ATP-hydrolyzing) subunit B, which yields MEVIALENTPHTMHENNYSADDIQVLEGLEAVRKRPGMYIGSTGPKGLHHLVYEVVDNAIDEALAGYCTQITVEIMQGDIIKVTDNGRGIPVGVNAKTGLPAVTVVFTILHAGGKFGGSGYKVSGGLHGVGASVVNALSEYLEVEVCDGEHRYYQRFERGNLVAPLKIVGDTTETGTTVLFKPDPEIFSETTTYEYDILLNRLREQAFLNAGVNILLTDTRDLLNPREDKLHYEGGIRSFVEHIHIKKAQETLHDEVIYLSAAEGNTTAEVAMQYNDSFNEVLLSFANNIHTTDGGTHETGFKNALTRVFNDYARKNNILKEADKNFVGEDVREGLTAIISVKLTDAQFEGQTKAKLGNTDIRSIVEGLVYNKLMTYFEENPATARAILEKATTAAKAREAARRARDLTRRKSALETASLPGKLADCSERGSEGTEIYIVEGDSAGGSAKMGRDRRFQAILPLWGKMLNVEKARLERVYGNEKLMPVVTALGTGIGDEFDITKLRYGKIIIMADADVDGSHIRTLLLTFFFRFMRPLIEDGHIYLAQPPLFKVARGKKVRYAYSEEERDQYTIELYPDAVENPNIKKDIQRYKGLGEMDPVQLWETTMDPETRTMIKVDMEDAATADEIFTILMGDKVAPRREFIEKNARYVRNLDI from the coding sequence ATGGAGGTCATAGCATTGGAAAATACACCTCACACAATGCACGAAAACAACTACAGCGCAGATGATATTCAGGTACTCGAAGGGCTTGAAGCGGTTCGCAAACGCCCGGGTATGTACATCGGTTCTACCGGGCCGAAAGGTCTGCATCACCTTGTGTATGAGGTAGTGGACAACGCCATCGATGAGGCTCTTGCCGGCTACTGTACACAAATTACGGTAGAAATTATGCAAGGCGATATCATTAAGGTTACCGACAACGGCCGTGGTATTCCCGTCGGCGTCAATGCCAAAACAGGGCTACCTGCAGTTACCGTGGTATTTACTATCCTGCATGCGGGCGGTAAATTCGGCGGCAGCGGTTACAAAGTTTCAGGCGGTTTGCACGGTGTAGGTGCATCGGTTGTAAATGCGTTGTCAGAATATCTCGAGGTTGAGGTTTGCGACGGTGAGCACCGCTATTATCAGCGGTTCGAGCGCGGCAACCTGGTTGCGCCGCTAAAAATTGTGGGCGATACCACCGAGACCGGCACCACCGTTTTATTTAAACCCGACCCCGAGATATTTTCGGAGACAACCACATATGAATACGATATTTTACTGAACCGCCTGCGTGAGCAAGCATTTTTGAATGCAGGCGTGAATATTTTGCTCACCGATACGCGCGATTTACTCAACCCGCGCGAAGACAAACTGCATTACGAGGGTGGTATCCGCAGTTTTGTAGAGCATATTCACATCAAAAAAGCCCAAGAAACGCTGCACGATGAGGTTATTTATCTTTCTGCCGCCGAGGGGAACACCACAGCCGAAGTTGCCATGCAGTACAATGACAGCTTTAACGAAGTTTTACTGAGTTTTGCCAACAACATCCATACCACCGATGGCGGTACCCACGAAACAGGCTTTAAAAATGCACTTACCCGTGTGTTTAACGACTATGCACGTAAAAACAATATTCTTAAAGAAGCCGATAAAAACTTCGTGGGCGAGGATGTACGCGAAGGGCTTACCGCAATTATTTCGGTTAAGCTGACCGATGCACAGTTTGAAGGCCAGACAAAAGCCAAGCTTGGCAACACCGATATCCGCTCGATTGTGGAGGGTTTGGTGTACAACAAGCTGATGACCTATTTTGAAGAAAACCCGGCTACCGCAAGGGCGATTTTAGAAAAAGCTACCACCGCTGCAAAAGCGCGTGAAGCTGCCCGCCGTGCAAGAGACCTCACCCGCCGTAAATCGGCTTTAGAAACGGCGAGCCTGCCCGGCAAACTTGCCGACTGCTCCGAACGCGGCAGCGAGGGTACCGAGATTTACATCGTCGAGGGTGACTCGGCAGGCGGCTCTGCCAAGATGGGCAGAGACAGGCGCTTTCAGGCGATTCTGCCGCTGTGGGGCAAAATGCTCAATGTAGAAAAAGCAAGGCTTGAGCGTGTTTACGGCAACGAAAAGCTGATGCCTGTTGTCACCGCACTGGGCACCGGAATCGGGGACGAGTTCGACATCACAAAATTGCGCTACGGTAAAATTATTATCATGGCGGATGCCGATGTCGATGGTTCTCATATTCGTACCCTGCTTCTCACTTTCTTCTTCCGTTTTATGCGGCCGTTAATAGAGGATGGACATATTTACCTCGCACAACCCCCGCTGTTTAAAGTGGCACGCGGCAAAAAGGTGCGCTATGCTTACTCCGAGGAGGAGAGAGACCAGTATACTATCGAACTTTACCCCGATGCCGTCGAAAACCCAAATATTAAAAAAGACATCCAGCGCTACAAAGGTCTCGGTGAGATGGACCCGGTGCAGCTGTGGGAAACCACAATGGACCCCGAGACTCGTACGATGATTAAAGTGGATATGGAAGATGCGGCAACAGCGGATGAAATATTTACAATTCTGATGGGTGACAAAGTTGCCCCGCGCCGTGAGTTTATAGAGAAAAATGCGCGTTATGTACGAAATCTCGACATTTAA
- a CDS encoding YcxB family protein, whose translation MEQTDDCAVQIEYQTNYDDLMLALKLAERADTKNKRWVVLITWCAFAAGMLPISPLFSAVFAAAAVYTLYMRWIRPHSNRHKLAKQIAEKGATYCLRVFAKGIAITEGEQTHRLFYSEMRTIESDSLFLLFHKQYALMVIPKRYFGEQLEAAKQLFISGMAENYRKISE comes from the coding sequence ATGGAACAAACCGACGATTGTGCCGTACAGATTGAATACCAAACAAACTACGACGACCTGATGCTTGCACTGAAACTTGCAGAACGTGCCGACACCAAAAACAAACGCTGGGTAGTGCTGATAACCTGGTGCGCATTTGCCGCCGGTATGCTGCCGATTTCCCCGCTGTTCAGTGCGGTATTTGCAGCAGCAGCGGTTTATACCCTGTATATGCGGTGGATTCGCCCGCACAGTAACCGGCATAAACTTGCAAAGCAGATTGCCGAAAAAGGTGCAACCTACTGCCTGCGCGTATTTGCAAAGGGTATTGCAATAACCGAAGGGGAGCAAACCCACCGTTTGTTTTACAGTGAGATGCGTACAATCGAAAGTGACAGCCTGTTTTTGCTGTTTCATAAACAATATGCGCTGATGGTAATTCCCAAACGGTATTTCGGCGAACAGCTGGAAGCCGCAAAGCAGCTTTTTATCAGCGGGATGGCTGAGAATTACCGAAAAATTTCTGAATGA
- the gyrA gene encoding DNA gyrase subunit A, whose amino-acid sequence MYNEDSKLIVVDIEQEMKKSFLDYSMSVIVARALPDVRDGLKPVHRRILYTMYENGLYPEKAYRKCADTVGTVLGRYHPHGDASVYDALVRLAQDFSLRYPLVDGHGNFGSVDGDPAAAYRYTESRMAKMAMPLLTDIDKETVDFTPNYDDRILEPSVLPSRYPNLLVNGSTGIAVGMATNIPPHNLREVIDAACCLIDNPDATLDDLMEHVKGPDFPTAGIIMGRKGIRSAYATGRGRIILRARAEIEELKNGRERIVVTEIPYMVNKSRLIENMAELVKDKRIEMISDLRDESDRDGMRIVVELKKEANAQIVLNQLYSYTQMQETVGVIMLCIVDGVPKELTLKEMLHEYIKFQEEVIVRRTKFDLRKAQDREHILQGLKIAQDNIDEVISIIRSSRDNNESKPRLMERFGLTEIQASAIIAMRLGQLAGLEREKIENELAEIMAKIAEYEAILSDENKVLQIIKEEITAIKDKFGDERRTEIMAVSGEVDIEDLIPVEDCVITLTHFGYLKRMAMDVYKTQRRGGRGISGMTRRDEDFVEELFICSTHDYVMFFSNMGRVYRLKGYEIAECSRTSRGTNIINLLPLEQGEKITSMIKVGEYDDDKYLVMVTRQGTVKRSQLSLYKNVRKGGLIAISLDEGDELAWVRETNGENEMIIATRMGMAIRFKETDLRPLGRNTRGVRAISLKEGDEVVGMARTREGATILTITEKGSGRRTEIDEYRLQNRGGKGILNYKCNEEKGLVAGIKVVDDDDDVIMITDDGVIIRISVDEINKQSRYAGGVRVMRVADGGRIVTLARAPKEDVDDDEIEDELDGETGEAQQNEPENIGEDATEAAEEIADVDEEPEE is encoded by the coding sequence ATGTATAATGAGGATTCAAAGCTCATTGTTGTAGACATTGAGCAGGAGATGAAAAAGTCTTTCCTCGACTATTCCATGTCCGTCATTGTGGCGCGTGCTCTGCCGGATGTGCGCGATGGCTTAAAGCCCGTACACAGAAGAATTTTGTACACAATGTATGAAAATGGATTGTACCCCGAAAAAGCATACCGTAAATGCGCGGATACCGTAGGTACCGTACTGGGTCGTTATCATCCGCATGGTGACGCCTCGGTTTACGATGCTTTGGTACGTTTGGCGCAGGATTTCTCCCTGCGTTATCCGCTTGTGGACGGCCACGGAAACTTTGGTTCGGTTGACGGCGACCCAGCGGCTGCTTACCGATACACCGAGAGCAGAATGGCGAAAATGGCAATGCCACTGCTTACCGATATTGATAAAGAAACTGTGGATTTTACACCCAACTACGATGACCGTATTTTGGAACCCTCTGTTTTGCCCTCGCGCTACCCCAACCTTTTGGTAAACGGTTCAACGGGTATTGCTGTTGGTATGGCAACCAATATTCCTCCGCACAACCTGCGCGAGGTAATTGATGCTGCCTGCTGCCTGATTGACAACCCCGATGCCACACTGGACGATTTGATGGAGCATGTCAAAGGCCCCGACTTCCCCACTGCGGGCATTATTATGGGGCGCAAAGGCATCCGCAGTGCTTATGCCACAGGGCGCGGGCGCATTATTCTGCGTGCCCGTGCAGAAATCGAAGAGCTTAAAAACGGCAGAGAGCGCATAGTTGTAACCGAAATTCCGTACATGGTAAACAAATCGCGTTTGATTGAAAACATGGCGGAACTTGTAAAAGACAAACGGATTGAAATGATCAGCGACCTGCGCGACGAATCGGACCGCGACGGTATGCGGATTGTGGTAGAGCTGAAAAAAGAAGCGAACGCACAAATTGTGCTGAACCAACTGTATAGTTATACCCAAATGCAAGAAACCGTGGGTGTGATTATGCTTTGCATTGTAGATGGTGTACCAAAAGAACTCACCTTGAAAGAAATGCTGCATGAATACATCAAGTTTCAAGAAGAGGTTATCGTTCGCAGAACAAAATTCGACCTGCGCAAAGCGCAAGATCGTGAACATATTTTACAGGGCTTAAAAATTGCACAGGATAATATTGATGAGGTTATCTCCATCATTCGTTCTTCGCGCGATAATAACGAGAGTAAGCCCCGATTGATGGAACGCTTCGGTCTTACCGAAATTCAGGCATCCGCAATTATTGCAATGCGTTTAGGGCAGCTTGCCGGTTTGGAACGCGAGAAAATTGAAAACGAGCTGGCTGAGATTATGGCTAAAATCGCCGAATACGAAGCAATTCTTTCGGATGAAAACAAAGTTTTGCAAATTATCAAGGAAGAGATTACCGCAATAAAAGATAAATTTGGTGATGAACGCCGCACCGAGATTATGGCAGTAAGCGGTGAGGTTGATATTGAGGATTTAATACCGGTTGAGGATTGCGTTATTACGCTCACCCACTTTGGATACCTCAAACGTATGGCGATGGATGTTTATAAAACACAGCGCCGCGGCGGCAGAGGTATTTCGGGCATGACGCGCCGTGATGAAGATTTTGTGGAGGAGCTGTTTATCTGTTCTACACACGATTACGTGATGTTCTTCTCCAACATGGGGCGTGTATACCGCTTGAAAGGCTACGAGATTGCCGAATGCAGCCGTACCTCAAGAGGCACCAACATCATCAATCTTCTGCCGCTTGAGCAGGGTGAAAAAATCACCTCGATGATCAAGGTAGGCGAGTACGATGATGATAAATATCTTGTTATGGTTACTCGTCAGGGTACTGTAAAGCGCAGCCAGCTTTCGCTGTATAAAAATGTGCGCAAAGGCGGTCTTATCGCTATCAGCCTAGACGAGGGTGACGAGCTTGCCTGGGTTCGCGAAACAAACGGCGAAAACGAAATGATTATCGCAACCAGAATGGGTATGGCGATCCGCTTTAAAGAGACCGACCTTCGCCCGTTGGGCAGAAATACACGCGGTGTACGTGCAATCAGTCTCAAAGAGGGTGACGAGGTTGTAGGCATGGCAAGAACCCGCGAGGGTGCTACCATCCTCACCATTACCGAAAAAGGTTCGGGTAGACGTACAGAAATTGACGAGTATCGCCTGCAAAACCGCGGCGGTAAGGGCATCCTCAACTACAAGTGCAATGAGGAAAAAGGTTTGGTTGCAGGCATTAAGGTAGTTGATGACGACGATGATGTCATTATGATTACCGATGACGGCGTTATCATCCGTATCTCGGTAGACGAAATCAACAAGCAGTCTCGTTACGCAGGCGGTGTGCGTGTTATGCGTGTTGCCGACGGCGGACGCATTGTTACCCTCGCCCGTGCGCCCAAAGAGGACGTTGATGACGACGAGATTGAAGACGAACTTGACGGTGAAACCGGAGAGGCACAACAGAATGAGCCGGAAAATATCGGTGAGGACGCAACTGAGGCAGCCGAAGAGATTGCTGACGTGGACGAAGAGCCTGAAGAATAA
- a CDS encoding TetR/AcrR family transcriptional regulator has translation MNKTLTSREAILSVGKEVVSQSGIQALNMRDVALKCGVSVGSIYNYFPSKSDLVLATVESVWREIMHDSKGCCSQSGFVQSVLSLFESVQKGCKKYPSFFSLHSMSFANVDKSKAREVMKQYFSHIKRALLEALEKDQAVRKNTFSDNFTKTEFVDFVFSNILTLLMREEASCNCLLEVIKRTIY, from the coding sequence ATGAATAAAACTTTGACATCGCGGGAGGCAATTCTTTCTGTCGGCAAAGAGGTAGTGTCGCAATCGGGCATACAAGCCTTGAATATGAGAGATGTTGCTCTTAAATGCGGTGTATCGGTAGGCTCAATATACAACTACTTTCCATCAAAAAGCGATTTGGTTCTGGCAACGGTAGAATCTGTTTGGCGAGAAATTATGCACGATTCAAAAGGTTGCTGCAGCCAATCCGGTTTCGTCCAAAGCGTTTTGTCTTTGTTCGAGAGTGTTCAAAAAGGCTGCAAAAAATACCCCTCTTTCTTCAGTTTGCATTCCATGAGTTTTGCGAACGTAGATAAAAGCAAAGCTCGAGAAGTGATGAAGCAATATTTTAGTCATATCAAGCGCGCCTTGTTAGAGGCGTTAGAAAAAGACCAGGCCGTTCGAAAAAATACGTTCTCAGATAACTTTACAAAAACTGAATTTGTAGATTTTGTATTCTCCAACATCCTTACATTGCTTATGAGAGAAGAAGCTTCTTGTAACTGTTTATTGGAAGTTATTAAGCGTACAATTTATTAA
- a CDS encoding NusG domain II-containing protein, translated as MPEKKLKFKKNDFILLGVLLVAALAVAAFYFIGSNNDHPIAVISVDGKNIMKVDLAKAEDKTFSLDKKSGLPVSFEIRDHKIRFVDVNCPDHVCENVGFISRSGESAVCLPNKTALVIR; from the coding sequence TTGCCTGAAAAAAAATTGAAGTTCAAAAAAAACGATTTTATTTTATTGGGGGTTCTATTGGTTGCGGCATTAGCAGTCGCTGCATTTTATTTTATTGGTTCAAATAACGATCATCCCATTGCCGTTATTAGTGTTGACGGTAAAAATATTATGAAAGTAGACCTTGCGAAAGCAGAGGACAAGACCTTCTCGCTTGATAAAAAAAGCGGTCTACCTGTAAGTTTTGAGATAAGAGACCACAAAATACGTTTTGTAGACGTAAATTGCCCCGACCATGTTTGCGAAAACGTAGGTTTTATCAGCAGGTCGGGCGAAAGTGCAGTGTGCTTACCCAATAAAACCGCATTGGTTATCCGCTAA
- the spoVAC gene encoding stage V sporulation protein AC, whose translation MALTPKEYENLSNKAAPNSNLGKNMALAFLIGGLICTLGQFFVNLYTKLGLDKDMASGTASVTLVFLSVLFTGLNLYDNLARYGGAGTLVPITGFANAVASPALEFKSEGLIMGIGVKMFTIAGPVIVYGVSASVIYGLILYLFKLI comes from the coding sequence ATGGCATTAACGCCAAAAGAATACGAAAATCTTAGCAATAAAGCTGCGCCAAATTCGAATCTCGGCAAAAATATGGCGTTGGCGTTTTTAATAGGCGGGTTGATTTGTACACTGGGGCAGTTTTTTGTAAACCTTTATACAAAGCTGGGGCTCGATAAAGATATGGCGAGCGGAACGGCATCGGTTACTTTGGTGTTTTTAAGCGTACTGTTTACGGGGCTGAATTTATACGATAACCTTGCACGTTACGGCGGCGCAGGTACGTTGGTGCCCATTACGGGTTTTGCAAATGCGGTCGCATCCCCTGCACTTGAGTTTAAAAGCGAAGGCTTGATTATGGGTATTGGTGTAAAAATGTTTACCATTGCAGGGCCTGTGATTGTTTACGGTGTTTCTGCCAGCGTCATTTACGGGCTGATTTTATATTTATTTAAGCTGATTTAA